The Zingiber officinale cultivar Zhangliang chromosome 9A, Zo_v1.1, whole genome shotgun sequence genome window below encodes:
- the LOC122019880 gene encoding abhydrolase domain-containing protein abhd-5.2-like isoform X2 — MAVCCCATSPQFPQLHLEPTRRASILRPLRRRSPSLSFRCRSLLPPAASVGSSAADYPLSGRAADDPGGQPATARRPPRRSVAGVDQGELVDHKELADADSFFCEFNGVDLHHRICHCEEIDEKVGVKIPVVLLHGFGASAFSWDRIMRPLARMVKSKVLAFDRPAFGLTSRTTVSRALNPYSMTFSVLATLFFIDHIAASKTGDKEKKGSKAILMGHSAGCLVAVETYFEAPEKVAALILVAPAIIAPLAPRRIDKEKMRTQKENGPSKNPFMRFLKVVANISMQLMRVAFNMLKAMRDMVGSLYARALSAFLRSSLALMLVRMIMDKFGVLAIRNAWFDPSRITDYVIQGYTKPLRVKGWERALLEYTLALLTESSTKPPLSERLAQISCPVLIVTGDNDRLVPAWNAERLSRVIPGSSFEVIKHCGHLPHEEKVEEFLVIVERFLQRVFGVADSQFVPAAA; from the exons ATGGCCGTCTGCTGCTGCGCCACTTCACCTCAATTTCCGCAGCTCCACCTCGAACCGACCCGCCGCGCCTCCATTCTCCGCCCGCTTCGTCGCCGAAGCCCTTCTCTCTCTTTCCGATGCCGATCTCTCCTCCCGCCCGCCGCTTCAGTCGGCAGCTCCGCTGCAGACTACCCCCTCTCCG GGCGTGCGGCGGACGATCCGGGAGGCCAGCCTGCGACGGCGAGGCGACCGCCGCGACGCAGCGTCGCGGGGGTCGATCAGGGGGAGCTAGTGGATCACAAAGAGTTAGCCGACGCGGATAGCTTCTTCTGCGAGTTCAATGGGGTCGATCTGCATCACAGGATCTGTCATTGTGAGGAAATCGATGAGAAGGTTGGGGTTAAAATTCCCGTTGTTCTTCTTCACGGTTTCGGGGCGTCGGCCTTCTCGTGGGATCGAATAATGAGGCCTCTGGCGAGGATGGTGAAGTCCAAGGTCCTCGCTTTTGATCGCCCTGCCTTCGGCCTCACTTCGAGGACTACTGTGAGTAGGGCTTTGAATCCCTACTCCATGACCTTTTCTGTCCTTGCTACGCTCTTCTTCATAGACCACATAGCTGCTTCGAAGACAGGAGACAAAGAGAAGAAGGGGTCAAAGGCTATCCTGATGGG GCACTCTGCCGGTTGCCTTGTCGCGGTTGAGACATACTTTGAAGCCCCCGAGAAGGTTGCTGCACTGATTCTCGTCGCACCGGCTATAATTGCTCCATTAGCACCAAGGAGAATTGACAAAGAGAAAATGAGAACTCAGAAGGAAAATGGACCTTCGAAGAATCCATTTATGAGGTTTTTGAAAGTCGTAGCTAACATAAGTATGCAGTTGATGCGGGTagctttcaatatgttgaaagctATGAGAGATATGGTTGGCTCACTGTATGCCCGTGCCTTGTCGGCATTCCTGCGATCCTCACTTGCCTTAATGCTG GTAAGGATGATAATGGATAAGTTTGGAGTATTGGCTATTCGCAATGCTTGGTTTGATCCAAGCAGAATCACAGATTATGTGATTCAAGGTTATACAAAG CCACTCAGAGTGAAAGGTTGGGAGAGGGCACTTCTAGAGTACACTTTAGCCTTGCTGACAGAGTCTTCAACAAAACCACCATTATCTGAACGACTTGCTCAGATCTCGTGCCCTG TGTTGATCGTTACCGGCGACAATGACCGGCTTGTTCCCGCCTGGAATGCAGAGCGCCTTTCACGAGTGATTCCTGGTTCCAGCTTTGAGGTGATTAAGCACTGTGGGCATTTGCCTCACGAAGAAAAAGTGGAAGAGTTCCTAGTCATCGTTGAGAGGTTTCTTCAGAGAGTGTTTGGAGTTGCGGATTCCCAATTTGTCCCGGCAGCCGCATGA
- the LOC122019880 gene encoding abhydrolase domain-containing protein abhd-5.2-like isoform X1, giving the protein MAVCCCATSPQFPQLHLEPTRRASILRPLRRRSPSLSFRCRSLLPPAASVGSSAADYPLSGGRAADDPGGQPATARRPPRRSVAGVDQGELVDHKELADADSFFCEFNGVDLHHRICHCEEIDEKVGVKIPVVLLHGFGASAFSWDRIMRPLARMVKSKVLAFDRPAFGLTSRTTVSRALNPYSMTFSVLATLFFIDHIAASKTGDKEKKGSKAILMGHSAGCLVAVETYFEAPEKVAALILVAPAIIAPLAPRRIDKEKMRTQKENGPSKNPFMRFLKVVANISMQLMRVAFNMLKAMRDMVGSLYARALSAFLRSSLALMLVRMIMDKFGVLAIRNAWFDPSRITDYVIQGYTKPLRVKGWERALLEYTLALLTESSTKPPLSERLAQISCPVLIVTGDNDRLVPAWNAERLSRVIPGSSFEVIKHCGHLPHEEKVEEFLVIVERFLQRVFGVADSQFVPAAA; this is encoded by the exons ATGGCCGTCTGCTGCTGCGCCACTTCACCTCAATTTCCGCAGCTCCACCTCGAACCGACCCGCCGCGCCTCCATTCTCCGCCCGCTTCGTCGCCGAAGCCCTTCTCTCTCTTTCCGATGCCGATCTCTCCTCCCGCCCGCCGCTTCAGTCGGCAGCTCCGCTGCAGACTACCCCCTCTCCGGTG GGCGTGCGGCGGACGATCCGGGAGGCCAGCCTGCGACGGCGAGGCGACCGCCGCGACGCAGCGTCGCGGGGGTCGATCAGGGGGAGCTAGTGGATCACAAAGAGTTAGCCGACGCGGATAGCTTCTTCTGCGAGTTCAATGGGGTCGATCTGCATCACAGGATCTGTCATTGTGAGGAAATCGATGAGAAGGTTGGGGTTAAAATTCCCGTTGTTCTTCTTCACGGTTTCGGGGCGTCGGCCTTCTCGTGGGATCGAATAATGAGGCCTCTGGCGAGGATGGTGAAGTCCAAGGTCCTCGCTTTTGATCGCCCTGCCTTCGGCCTCACTTCGAGGACTACTGTGAGTAGGGCTTTGAATCCCTACTCCATGACCTTTTCTGTCCTTGCTACGCTCTTCTTCATAGACCACATAGCTGCTTCGAAGACAGGAGACAAAGAGAAGAAGGGGTCAAAGGCTATCCTGATGGG GCACTCTGCCGGTTGCCTTGTCGCGGTTGAGACATACTTTGAAGCCCCCGAGAAGGTTGCTGCACTGATTCTCGTCGCACCGGCTATAATTGCTCCATTAGCACCAAGGAGAATTGACAAAGAGAAAATGAGAACTCAGAAGGAAAATGGACCTTCGAAGAATCCATTTATGAGGTTTTTGAAAGTCGTAGCTAACATAAGTATGCAGTTGATGCGGGTagctttcaatatgttgaaagctATGAGAGATATGGTTGGCTCACTGTATGCCCGTGCCTTGTCGGCATTCCTGCGATCCTCACTTGCCTTAATGCTG GTAAGGATGATAATGGATAAGTTTGGAGTATTGGCTATTCGCAATGCTTGGTTTGATCCAAGCAGAATCACAGATTATGTGATTCAAGGTTATACAAAG CCACTCAGAGTGAAAGGTTGGGAGAGGGCACTTCTAGAGTACACTTTAGCCTTGCTGACAGAGTCTTCAACAAAACCACCATTATCTGAACGACTTGCTCAGATCTCGTGCCCTG TGTTGATCGTTACCGGCGACAATGACCGGCTTGTTCCCGCCTGGAATGCAGAGCGCCTTTCACGAGTGATTCCTGGTTCCAGCTTTGAGGTGATTAAGCACTGTGGGCATTTGCCTCACGAAGAAAAAGTGGAAGAGTTCCTAGTCATCGTTGAGAGGTTTCTTCAGAGAGTGTTTGGAGTTGCGGATTCCCAATTTGTCCCGGCAGCCGCATGA
- the LOC122019881 gene encoding uncharacterized protein LOC122019881 has translation MASLSASQPLCFPVDAGGRGDGRSPSFLDLRFGFDRRLGNGKKTRHVGTPPPSVASPTMKRDSLPDSNVKILRLAREKFVKEITFSSDDKDVSLAKAMLLVAAEDEAFMSLNRDMDARALWNEREGATDQFNDQSEVEDVGEISLAGKNISGWLNELDVLAKEVEADLISREIGCHLLEVLEAVNFVLFKSRGFKRYPVLVDSKFSYLHTMLNTGCGSDIMFSVIYVEVCQRLGVAIVGSPVGEDFLIWPQSGNSAELFRVASGNSLFSTMNGKCVKDPRSKASEMDCSSLLRLDIATKRDIIGIALANLIRLYWKRASKANHGLMLTSPLRPVYPGKDKASLGEISDIPLLRPQYLRLVTMASERLLILQPNNWSLRRDHGMLLYYSRRYTEAVQELSICMAFAPEEEAEILEPFVEKLHLLRLLASWECLDPVGTLPVS, from the exons ATGGCGTCCCTCTCCGCCTCCCAGCCTCTCTGCTTCCCCGTCGATGCCGGTGGTCGCGGAGACGGCCGCTCGCCGTCCTTTCTCGATCTCAG GTTTGGGTTTGATCGCCGACTCGGGAATGGGAAGAAGACGAGGCACGTGGGGACTCCTCCCCCGTCCGTGGCTTCCCCCACCATGAAGCGGGATTCCCTGCCCGATTCCAACGTTAAG ATCCTCAGGCTTGCTCGGGAGAAGTTTGTCAAGGAGATCACTTTCAGTTCTGATGATAAAGATGTGTCACTAGCCAAG GCTATGTTGCTTGTCGCTGCAGAAGATGAAGCTTTCATGTCACTGAATCGAGATATGGATGCACGTGCATTATGGAATGAAAGGGAAGGTGCAACCGACCAATTTAATGATCAATCAGAAGTTGAGGATGTTGGAGAAATATCTTTAGCTGGGAAGAACATATCTGGGTGGTTAAATGAGTTGGATGTGTTAGCAAAAGAAGTTGAAGCAGATTTAATCTCGAGAGAGATAGGTTGCCATCTACTTGAAGTGTTGGAGGCTGTAAACTTTGTTCTCTTTAAATCAAGAGGTTTCAAAAGATATCCTGTTCTAGTAGATTCAAAATTTTCATACTTGCATACAATGCTTAACACTGGATGTGGGAGCG ACATAATGTTCAGCGTCATATATGTTGAAGTATGTCAAAGGCTTGGTGTTGCCATTGTGGGCTCTCCAGTTGGAGAGGATTTTTTGATTTGGCCACAGTCTGGGAATTCAGCG GAACTTTTCAGGGTTGCATCAGGAAATAGCCTGTTTTCTACCATGAATGGCAAATGTGTCAAGGATCCTAGAAGTAAAGCTTCTGAAATGGACTGCAGTTCACTTTTAAGACTTGATATTGCTACAAAGAGAGATATCATTGGGATTGCTCTAGCTAATCTGATT AGACTCTATTGGAAACGGGCTTCAAAAGCAAATCATGGCTTAATGCTAACTTCTCCACTTAGACCAGTTTATCCTGGAAAAGACAAAGCTAGCTTGGGAGAGATTTCAGATATTCCACTGTTGCGGCCTCAATACCTCAG GTTGGTCACTATGGCTTCTGAAAGGCTATTGATACTGCAGCCCAACAACTGGAGTTTAAGGAGAGACCATGGTATGCTTCTGTACTACAGCAG GAGGTACACTGAAGCCGTTCAAGAACTTAGCATTTGCATGGCTTTTGCACCAGAGGAAGAAGCAGAAATACTGGAACCATTTGTTGAGAAGCTGCACCTGCTGCGCCTTCTCGCATCCTGGGAGTGTTTGGATCCTGTCGGCACCCTTCCTGTGTCTTGA